The bacterium genome includes a window with the following:
- a CDS encoding IgGFc-binding protein, which yields MRIFNILVRSILIINVLLLKTIFGQIQLPDNRGKDFWLAFPSNWSDDAKMSFFISSSELALVTIEIPGTMYSAKYTVTPGEIQTVELPKGAYLEFSDLAMNKGIHVISDKEITIYGLNQLGQSTDAFLALPTDVLGTHYIVQSYKNAGYVNNGRTKLNASSLSRRGTEFAVVATEDTTMVSITPSVTCGNRLKGQTYAIALDKGQVYQLLAQKPGDDLSGTFITSNKPVAVFSGHKCANIPVGYDHCDHLVEQLPSVDTWGKKFVVMPLATRKKGDTFRFLASEDQTAVRINSTTVYVMRGQFHEQILTNPATIVADKPILVMQYSNSTSFDNVVSDPFMLVIPPIEQYQNYYIMSTPEKGFSKNFINIVTPASGVGKIVINGLTIPADSFKPLSVGETSFYGLQYDVKLTGTQVLKSTLPFGAFMYGFDKADSYGYSGGSAFVNLSQLTGIVALSDSNRKVALPEKNVTEYFKITTSTGRKFNLSGYTVNFRCKGANPSDGIAYTDTAGQVAFTYPLTKIGRDTIVATVGSFSTTISLEVTTLLPILVEAVSGDENIMLHVTDSNRYEYPVVYSLFADTTKNFQQPIKTGTISEIQDTTFLGLINGQKYFFKVQVDSVDKEINSSMITSATPMAYFGGEVAGTVYKDNNADSVYNAEDEIIKNVKLFVKVISLDDTAKTIVRTADVNSENGQYLITPALFSGKYRLILDDNKDSSDWIPFTKNGWNGTQSAERYIDIELPADVRRTEGKLADKNFGLLKKKGFLSWWLIGGALIAGGATTAAVLLKASPVDAGIGRPPSDPPNP from the coding sequence ATGCGCATTTTCAATATTCTTGTTCGTTCAATACTGATCATAAACGTTCTTTTACTGAAAACAATATTTGGGCAGATACAACTACCGGATAATCGCGGTAAAGATTTTTGGCTGGCATTTCCAAGCAATTGGAGCGACGATGCCAAAATGAGTTTCTTTATTTCTTCCAGTGAATTGGCGCTCGTGACGATTGAAATTCCGGGAACAATGTATTCGGCGAAGTACACCGTTACGCCCGGCGAAATTCAAACCGTCGAATTGCCAAAAGGAGCGTATTTAGAATTTTCCGATCTCGCTATGAATAAAGGTATCCATGTTATATCCGATAAAGAAATTACGATCTATGGTCTCAATCAATTAGGCCAAAGTACGGATGCCTTCCTTGCATTGCCTACGGATGTCCTCGGTACCCATTACATTGTTCAGTCCTATAAAAATGCTGGATATGTCAATAACGGACGAACCAAACTGAACGCATCAAGCCTTTCCAGGCGCGGGACTGAATTTGCAGTGGTAGCCACTGAAGACACAACGATGGTATCGATCACGCCGAGCGTTACCTGTGGAAATAGACTCAAAGGTCAGACCTACGCCATCGCGCTGGATAAAGGACAGGTGTACCAATTGCTCGCGCAGAAACCGGGTGACGATCTTTCCGGTACTTTTATTACGTCGAATAAACCGGTTGCCGTATTTAGCGGACACAAATGTGCGAACATTCCGGTTGGTTACGATCATTGTGACCATTTAGTTGAACAATTGCCTTCCGTAGATACATGGGGCAAAAAATTTGTTGTCATGCCTCTCGCTACGCGAAAAAAAGGAGACACATTCCGGTTTCTGGCTTCCGAAGATCAAACAGCTGTCCGAATTAACAGCACTACGGTGTATGTCATGCGCGGGCAATTTCACGAACAAATTCTTACTAATCCGGCAACAATCGTTGCCGATAAACCAATCCTGGTAATGCAATACTCCAACAGTACCAGTTTTGATAACGTTGTATCCGATCCGTTCATGCTCGTCATACCTCCGATTGAACAATATCAGAACTACTATATTATGAGTACTCCTGAAAAAGGCTTTTCAAAAAATTTTATTAATATTGTCACGCCGGCATCGGGCGTTGGTAAAATCGTCATCAATGGATTGACCATACCGGCCGACTCATTTAAGCCTCTTTCGGTTGGCGAAACTTCATTTTATGGACTTCAGTATGACGTAAAATTGACCGGCACCCAAGTATTAAAAAGTACGCTTCCGTTTGGAGCTTTTATGTATGGTTTTGATAAAGCCGATTCTTACGGTTATTCCGGCGGAAGTGCGTTTGTCAACCTTTCCCAATTGACGGGTATCGTGGCTTTGAGCGACTCGAATCGTAAGGTTGCTTTACCTGAAAAAAATGTTACGGAATATTTTAAAATTACGACAAGTACTGGAAGAAAATTTAACTTATCCGGTTATACGGTTAATTTTCGTTGTAAAGGCGCCAATCCAAGTGACGGTATCGCCTATACCGATACGGCGGGACAAGTTGCATTTACTTATCCGTTAACTAAAATAGGCCGTGATACGATCGTAGCCACCGTAGGCAGTTTTTCAACGACAATAAGCCTCGAAGTCACAACTCTACTTCCCATATTGGTTGAAGCCGTAAGCGGTGATGAAAATATTATGCTGCATGTAACCGACTCAAACCGATACGAATATCCAGTGGTTTATTCTTTATTTGCCGACACAACAAAAAATTTTCAACAGCCAATCAAAACCGGTACGATTTCTGAAATTCAGGATACTACTTTTCTCGGTTTAATTAACGGGCAGAAGTATTTTTTTAAAGTTCAGGTTGATTCAGTAGACAAGGAAATTAATTCTTCGATGATAACTTCGGCGACGCCAATGGCTTATTTTGGAGGCGAAGTGGCCGGTACGGTATACAAAGATAACAATGCCGACAGCGTTTATAATGCAGAAGACGAAATAATAAAAAATGTGAAGTTGTTTGTAAAAGTAATCAGCCTGGATGATACCGCAAAAACAATCGTTCGAACTGCAGATGTTAATTCAGAAAACGGCCAGTATTTAATTACGCCTGCTTTGTTTAGCGGAAAATACCGTTTAATTCTGGATGATAATAAAGATTCCAGCGATTGGATACCATTCACAAAAAACGGATGGAACGGAACTCAATCAGCCGAACGGTATATTGATATTGAATTACCGGCCGATGTGCGACGTACAGAAGGTAAGCTTGCCGATAAAAATTTCGGGTTGTTAAAAAAGAAAGGTTTTTTATCGTGGTGGTTGATCGGCGGAGCGCTGATCGCCGGTGGCGCCACAACGGCGGCCGTACTTTTAAAAGCCTCGCCAGTGGATGCCGGAATCGGACGTCCCCCTTCTGATCCACCTAATCCATAG
- a CDS encoding transporter: MKACSVAMGCIFAFSLYGQEPLSDNSFLVEQAYNQKPHVVQHFFTAIYTRSHKDWNFGLTQEWPLFGSQHQLSYTIPYTRIHASSENGFGDVSLIYRYQLIEHEESYSVAPRFALKLPTGDEEKGLGEGKVSYELVIPISRKWNEHWSTHLNLGVRLTPQAEVDLKKTTLTNYDVGASLIFVPRWNLNLMIEFLTQFEDHGTEYETIHTINPGIVYAYNAGSLQIVPGIAFPMQLNGHDKIKRIFFYLSFEHPF; the protein is encoded by the coding sequence ATGAAAGCATGTTCAGTTGCCATGGGGTGTATTTTCGCGTTTTCGCTATACGGTCAGGAACCGCTGAGTGACAATTCTTTCTTAGTTGAACAAGCTTATAATCAAAAGCCACACGTTGTCCAACATTTTTTTACGGCGATTTATACCCGGTCTCACAAAGATTGGAATTTCGGCCTGACGCAGGAATGGCCACTTTTTGGGTCACAACATCAATTGAGTTATACCATTCCTTACACGAGGATCCATGCTTCGTCTGAAAATGGATTTGGAGATGTCAGCCTCATTTATCGATATCAATTGATCGAACATGAAGAGTCCTATTCGGTTGCACCGCGCTTTGCGTTGAAATTACCGACCGGCGATGAAGAAAAAGGTTTAGGCGAAGGTAAGGTTTCTTACGAATTAGTAATTCCGATCAGCAGAAAATGGAACGAACACTGGTCAACTCATCTGAATTTAGGAGTCCGATTGACGCCTCAAGCGGAGGTCGATTTAAAAAAGACGACGCTGACGAATTATGATGTAGGCGCCAGCCTGATTTTTGTGCCAAGATGGAATTTAAACCTGATGATCGAATTTCTTACTCAATTCGAGGATCATGGTACGGAATACGAAACGATCCATACGATCAACCCGGGTATTGTGTATGCCTACAATGCCGGCAGTCTGCAAATCGTTCCGGGTATTGCATTTCCCATGCAACTCAACGGACACGATAAAATCAAGCGCATATTTTTTTACCTGTCTTTTGAACATCCCTTTTAG
- a CDS encoding DUF4139 domain-containing protein, which produces MKKIIFFMIALSQFVIAQSDLKIKTVDVFKNGSAFYVAEGSVKLSQGSGTIGLFPQAMFGTIWLASTEKNITVDEIKAVKEKTADKREAANFFELLKANVGKKVVWHTGNDKDAPINAILLAVNGSDDKTMITLKIGNQIQVLHASWYTHRVEFPENFATTFDDSTYKTVLKIKTNTVKTEAPFQMIYFQKGLGWVPSYRVDLLDDKNAQLVLSASLINDTEDLDKVNLNFVVGYPHFLFSNVEAPLTANQFISNFLQTLSRNENAPAPYGGAFANIAAQEISYGSGDSRVDFGDFEALKGEAEGDLFFYNLKNVSLKKGERAQYNIFSATVPYRHIYEVSVPNGLNQNQQYDNASKGPHEVWHSIKLENKSNFPWTTGSAMTMQNGRALGQDILKYTAMKSSNNLKITVAPDILVEDDEKELSRKEDIKRKDGYVYDLVSVNGEITINNSKNEDVTVTVYRPITGKILTASDQPKIKQIVKIGSALNQENSVTWEIPVKAGETKQLKYQYEVFLRNY; this is translated from the coding sequence ATGAAGAAAATAATTTTTTTCATGATTGCGTTATCGCAATTTGTCATTGCCCAATCCGATTTGAAAATCAAAACCGTGGACGTTTTCAAAAACGGTTCCGCTTTTTACGTCGCCGAAGGATCGGTCAAGCTCAGTCAAGGCTCAGGAACCATCGGGCTCTTTCCGCAAGCGATGTTCGGCACGATCTGGTTAGCTTCAACCGAAAAAAATATAACCGTAGACGAAATCAAAGCTGTTAAAGAGAAAACGGCTGATAAACGCGAGGCCGCTAATTTTTTCGAGCTGCTAAAAGCCAACGTTGGAAAAAAAGTTGTCTGGCACACAGGTAACGATAAAGACGCTCCGATTAACGCGATTCTTTTGGCGGTTAACGGTTCCGACGACAAAACCATGATCACACTTAAAATCGGCAACCAAATCCAGGTTCTGCATGCATCGTGGTACACACATCGGGTCGAATTTCCTGAAAATTTTGCAACAACTTTTGATGACTCAACTTACAAAACCGTCTTAAAAATCAAGACCAACACGGTCAAAACGGAAGCTCCTTTTCAAATGATTTATTTCCAGAAAGGATTGGGATGGGTTCCATCGTACCGCGTCGATTTACTCGATGACAAAAATGCTCAACTGGTCCTATCGGCTTCGTTGATCAACGACACAGAAGACCTGGATAAAGTGAACCTTAATTTTGTCGTCGGATATCCTCATTTTTTATTTTCAAATGTCGAAGCTCCTTTGACAGCTAATCAATTTATTTCTAATTTTCTCCAAACGCTATCCCGGAACGAGAATGCACCGGCTCCTTACGGAGGTGCTTTCGCTAATATTGCAGCGCAGGAAATTTCTTATGGCAGTGGCGATAGTCGTGTGGATTTTGGTGATTTTGAAGCTCTGAAAGGCGAAGCCGAAGGCGATTTATTTTTTTACAATTTAAAAAATGTTTCTTTGAAAAAAGGCGAACGCGCGCAATACAATATTTTTTCGGCTACTGTACCCTACCGTCATATTTACGAAGTATCGGTCCCCAACGGGCTTAATCAAAACCAACAATATGATAACGCTAGTAAAGGACCGCATGAAGTGTGGCATTCGATCAAACTTGAGAACAAATCCAATTTTCCATGGACGACCGGCAGCGCTATGACCATGCAAAACGGGCGAGCGCTTGGTCAGGATATTTTGAAATATACGGCCATGAAATCATCTAATAATCTTAAAATCACCGTCGCGCCCGACATCCTGGTCGAAGACGACGAAAAAGAATTGTCACGTAAAGAAGACATCAAACGTAAAGACGGTTATGTATATGATCTCGTTTCGGTCAATGGCGAAATCACGATCAATAATTCTAAGAACGAAGATGTCACCGTCACGGTGTACCGTCCCATTACCGGTAAAATCCTTACCGCAAGCGATCAACCGAAAATCAAACAAATTGTCAAAATCGGCAGTGCGTTGAATCAGGAAAATTCCGTCACATGGGAAATACCGGTCAAAGCCGGTGAAACAAAACAATTGAAATACCAGTATGAAGTCTTTCTAAGGAACTACTAA
- a CDS encoding diguanylate cyclase: MIDLISTPIVTESRSKTLPIRILIVDDEAMNLKSIVNILENRLTGCQIFQSLDGTKGIDIARIKKPDLIITDWEMPVMNGIEFIEQLKNDPITKDIAVIMCTGVMTTPINLREALEAGAIDYVRKPIDPIELEARVRSAIRLIESFQTIRLHEMNLELTNEHLVKSLNLIKIHERSLEIANTKLKELALTDALTGVANRRRFNESLADEFKITRRTGHEFCVIMFDIDHFKRINDTFGHDQGDIVLKEFAKIAQNAFRESDLVARWGGEEFIILLRHTLLQDTIRLAEELRLSFESHQFELVGKVTASFGIAKYESNDTPDTLRERADKMLYKAKEGGRNRIVH, from the coding sequence ATGATAGACTTAATATCAACACCAATTGTAACCGAATCGAGAAGTAAAACATTGCCGATCAGAATTTTAATAGTTGACGATGAAGCCATGAATTTGAAATCTATTGTCAACATTCTGGAAAACCGTTTAACCGGTTGTCAAATTTTTCAATCACTCGATGGAACCAAGGGAATTGACATCGCGAGAATCAAAAAACCTGATTTGATTATTACGGATTGGGAAATGCCGGTGATGAACGGAATTGAATTTATCGAACAACTGAAAAACGATCCGATCACGAAAGATATTGCCGTCATTATGTGTACCGGCGTCATGACAACGCCCATCAATCTTCGCGAAGCTTTGGAGGCGGGGGCCATTGACTATGTCCGGAAGCCCATCGATCCGATTGAACTAGAAGCGCGGGTTAGATCGGCGATAAGACTCATTGAGTCTTTCCAGACGATAAGGCTGCACGAAATGAATCTTGAACTTACTAACGAGCATTTGGTCAAATCGCTTAATCTTATAAAAATACATGAACGAAGTTTAGAAATTGCCAATACAAAGCTCAAAGAACTTGCGCTCACCGACGCTTTGACCGGAGTAGCCAATCGTCGCAGGTTCAATGAATCGTTAGCTGACGAGTTTAAAATCACGCGACGTACAGGTCATGAATTTTGTGTTATCATGTTCGACATCGATCACTTCAAACGTATTAATGATACGTTTGGACACGATCAAGGAGATATCGTGCTCAAAGAATTTGCAAAAATAGCTCAGAATGCTTTTCGCGAATCGGATTTGGTTGCCCGTTGGGGAGGCGAAGAATTCATCATATTGCTGCGGCACACTCTGTTGCAGGATACTATCAGACTTGCTGAAGAATTAAGATTGAGTTTTGAAAGTCACCAGTTTGAGTTAGTCGGCAAAGTGACGGCCAGTTTCGGAATAGCGAAATATGAGAGTAACGACACACCGGATACATTGAGAGAGCGGGCTGACAAGATGCTGTATAAAGCTAAAGAGGGTGGACGAAATCGCATTGTTCATTAG
- a CDS encoding T9SS type A sorting domain-containing protein, translated as MNGTIVKLKMALCSVILLFASFGVLHSQSFTITRTSSSVLYIDTTLSPRLTCMYAAYEITNTSGINYSDIWIKAGNFSGSNITLAANEDGEFRLGKLDNGQTKIAYFYLKATGVTGSQSHKIKVFSGPPSLTALDSASFSMTADQRSQSTSNVITSAVLNTTSPIIGGTFTMTVSGNSGTIQALQSMFFTPAAYAAWPADKLELVSTQITTDSDGRVYTDSLVIPGPLVSLSTNYSVVYTFRVNGITSATAALSPCSFVNNNVLFGIQHTNSAIYGSLTPVNTTTNTTTLRMSATPTQLDTGGNVNFTVTLTNTGTNSVTIEDIFHTLAFTPGTVTYVAGSSTYNSVLINDPAQTDSTIKWYGTFNIPAGQSRELKFQLLLPSVSGSYANSARAHVATVQIDTTLDITDNKPAVQIVSIDFVPTVVSAIPDTTVYEDSPALNSYRDLNKVFTDVESGSALTFSITGNTNTSLLTPSIDNTDSTLDIAFLSNASGVATITIRAADNLGYYVEDSFIIAVAAVNDTPTVISAIPNLTDGEDPGSRLNYVDLNNVFNDIENGRNLTFTVAGNSNSSLVTAVVDPADSTLDLTFGSNANGTASIIIRAQDAQSAAVQDTFLVTIFAINDLPYVVSSIPDLNVSENSIPIDHIDLNAVFNDVEDGSHLNFSIANNSNPSLVTPTIVAADSILRLTFSASVSGVSTIIVKATDGNSSFVQDTFVVTVFPGINETPIVIAPIPDLNVFEDNGAVNHVDLNNVFDDTENGHNLAFSIVQNSNSGLVTPSIGSGDSVLSLTFIENANGVSSLIIRAKDALNSFVQDTFIVTVTAVNDTPIVILAIPDLKVEEGQAPIFNYADLNETFSDVEDEQLSFTIQENSNPGLVTVVIDPVDSTIDFTDFNGTGRSTIVIRASDAQSAFKDLTFIVSVTDTIAPDPPTQLHGVAGNESIALAWMPSSGSDFLKYYVYGDTVTNSQQKLDSTSAFNINDTTIVISGLIAGKTYFFHVTASDTFGNESDPSNEIQFLALDLQDPSIGDVIVTPNPVNFNNPVTVTFCVEDNQSIDSLIFEYKNGGDCDFTQIPVTGTQCPYSVVINSNIISIQGGIFRITAIDQSHNETSVMGSVSVRLSQNALRSSSVAGNPYESGFPEDTWRLISIPLILDNPNVKNVLSNFGTGGTKTWRLFDGAVEGTDTLTFALGRAYWLKHKLNDSNIPITPGAGSTADLASTQVALNPGWNRIGNPFIFPVALPQDADIVGPLRWDGVKYISEGQTGADLIGLENLQPFEGYFVWNATDSIKMLSFSSECIAKKLSKRNHPKTNTKWAMNISVKAGVYEDNYNFAGIVDGSFSKKVNLTELPVMGDYVSAYFIEKNIHGNDTKLTTSYKSLQKDGHVWEMEVKTNVSNKENILSWNAEQFSDEKTWVIIDVSHNHVIDLNQNSYSFVNDDEEHPVRFKIIMGTPLFIQNELERIESELPKKYSLRQNYPNPFNPVTTIRYEIPIRSQVSLKIYNVLGQEINTVVKNTLLDPGQYSIQWDGRNNKGDVVSSGIYIYRLQANQFVQSKKMILIK; from the coding sequence ATGAACGGTACAATTGTAAAGTTAAAAATGGCTCTGTGCTCAGTGATTTTATTATTTGCAAGTTTTGGTGTATTGCATTCGCAAAGTTTTACTATTACCCGCACTTCGTCTTCGGTTTTATATATAGATACCACCCTGAGCCCGCGTTTGACATGTATGTACGCGGCTTATGAAATTACTAATACTTCCGGGATCAATTATTCTGACATCTGGATCAAAGCGGGTAATTTCAGCGGTTCGAATATTACGTTGGCGGCTAATGAAGACGGTGAATTCCGTTTGGGCAAATTGGATAACGGGCAAACCAAGATTGCGTATTTTTATTTAAAAGCCACGGGTGTAACCGGTTCGCAAAGCCATAAAATAAAAGTTTTTTCAGGGCCGCCATCGCTGACGGCTCTTGACAGCGCTTCATTCTCAATGACGGCCGATCAACGCAGTCAATCCACCAGTAATGTCATTACCAGCGCTGTTCTTAATACAACGTCACCCATTATCGGCGGAACTTTTACAATGACCGTTTCGGGAAATTCCGGTACGATCCAGGCATTGCAATCGATGTTCTTTACTCCTGCCGCCTATGCTGCTTGGCCGGCGGATAAACTGGAATTGGTATCAACCCAGATAACCACCGATTCGGACGGACGAGTTTATACGGATTCGTTGGTAATTCCCGGCCCTTTGGTGAGCTTAAGCACTAATTATTCCGTCGTATATACTTTTCGTGTCAATGGCATTACTTCCGCCACGGCCGCATTGAGTCCATGTTCGTTCGTGAACAATAATGTCCTATTTGGGATACAACACACGAATTCGGCGATTTATGGTTCGTTGACGCCCGTCAATACAACTACGAATACCACGACTTTACGAATGTCGGCGACGCCGACACAATTAGATACCGGCGGAAATGTCAATTTTACCGTTACGTTGACCAACACGGGAACGAATTCGGTCACCATCGAAGACATTTTTCATACGTTGGCTTTTACGCCGGGTACCGTGACCTATGTGGCCGGCTCTTCAACTTACAATAGCGTTTTGATAAATGATCCGGCCCAAACTGATTCTACTATTAAATGGTATGGAACATTTAATATCCCAGCCGGTCAAAGTCGTGAATTAAAGTTCCAGCTGCTACTGCCATCGGTGTCAGGCAGTTACGCAAATTCAGCACGAGCACATGTAGCGACAGTTCAAATCGATACGACGTTAGATATTACGGATAATAAACCCGCTGTTCAGATCGTGTCTATCGATTTTGTTCCAACGGTTGTTTCAGCCATACCGGACACGACCGTTTATGAAGATAGCCCTGCTTTAAATAGTTATCGCGACTTGAATAAGGTTTTTACTGATGTGGAAAGCGGAAGTGCGTTGACATTTTCGATTACCGGAAATACGAATACTTCTCTATTAACACCCAGCATTGATAATACGGACAGTACATTGGATATAGCTTTCCTGTCAAATGCGTCGGGCGTTGCAACTATTACAATTCGCGCCGCGGACAACCTGGGTTATTATGTTGAAGACAGTTTTATTATTGCAGTAGCAGCAGTGAACGACACCCCGACTGTTATTTCGGCCATTCCGAATCTTACCGACGGTGAAGATCCGGGGAGCAGGCTGAATTATGTCGATCTCAATAATGTTTTTAACGATATAGAAAACGGGCGCAATCTTACTTTTACGGTTGCAGGCAACAGTAATTCATCATTAGTAACAGCGGTAGTGGACCCGGCCGACAGTACTTTGGATTTGACTTTTGGCAGTAATGCCAATGGAACTGCCAGCATTATTATTCGGGCGCAAGATGCTCAATCGGCGGCGGTACAGGATACTTTTCTGGTAACCATATTTGCAATTAACGATTTGCCGTATGTTGTTTCATCAATTCCCGATTTAAATGTATCGGAAAATTCAATTCCGATCGATCACATTGATTTAAACGCCGTCTTTAATGATGTGGAAGATGGCTCTCATCTTAATTTTTCAATTGCAAACAATTCGAATCCCAGCCTGGTAACCCCTACGATTGTTGCGGCTGATAGCATACTAAGGCTTACTTTTAGCGCAAGCGTTAGCGGAGTAAGTACAATCATTGTGAAGGCTACCGATGGAAATAGCAGTTTCGTTCAAGATACTTTTGTGGTGACCGTATTCCCCGGAATCAATGAAACGCCAATCGTGATTGCGCCAATTCCTGATTTAAATGTATTTGAAGATAATGGAGCAGTCAATCACGTTGATTTAAATAATGTTTTCGATGATACGGAAAACGGACATAACCTTGCGTTTTCAATCGTTCAGAACTCTAATTCCGGCCTGGTAACCCCGTCGATTGGTTCTGGAGACAGCGTGCTCAGCCTGACTTTTATTGAGAACGCCAACGGAGTGAGTTCACTGATCATTCGAGCCAAAGATGCGTTGAATAGTTTTGTTCAAGATACTTTTATAGTAACTGTTACGGCCGTCAATGATACACCCATTGTCATTTTAGCGATTCCCGATCTTAAAGTTGAAGAAGGGCAAGCGCCGATATTTAACTATGCTGATCTGAATGAAACTTTTTCAGACGTTGAAGATGAACAGCTGAGCTTCACTATACAAGAAAATTCCAACCCGGGTTTGGTAACAGTCGTTATTGATCCGGTAGACAGTACGATAGATTTCACTGATTTCAACGGCACCGGCCGATCAACGATTGTCATCAGGGCAAGCGACGCTCAATCGGCGTTCAAAGATCTCACTTTTATAGTGAGCGTGACCGATACGATCGCACCCGATCCTCCAACTCAATTGCACGGTGTTGCCGGTAATGAAAGTATTGCTTTAGCGTGGATGCCTTCAAGCGGAAGTGATTTCCTTAAATATTATGTTTACGGCGATACAGTGACGAATTCGCAGCAAAAACTTGACAGTACATCTGCATTTAATATCAACGATACAACGATTGTTATTTCAGGATTGATTGCCGGTAAAACATATTTTTTTCATGTGACGGCGTCAGACACATTCGGCAATGAAAGCGATCCTTCGAATGAAATTCAATTTCTCGCTTTGGATTTACAAGATCCGTCAATCGGCGACGTTATAGTTACTCCCAATCCTGTTAATTTCAACAATCCGGTTACAGTCACTTTTTGCGTTGAGGACAACCAATCGATCGACTCTTTAATTTTTGAATATAAAAACGGCGGCGATTGCGATTTCACTCAAATTCCCGTGACGGGTACTCAATGTCCTTATTCCGTGGTTATCAATTCGAATATTATTTCTATCCAAGGCGGAATTTTCAGAATTACGGCTATTGATCAATCGCATAATGAAACTTCGGTTATGGGCTCTGTCAGTGTTCGGCTTTCACAAAACGCATTGAGATCGTCATCCGTCGCTGGAAATCCGTATGAATCAGGATTTCCTGAAGACACATGGCGGTTGATATCGATTCCGTTAATTCTGGATAATCCGAATGTCAAAAACGTTTTGTCTAACTTCGGAACCGGCGGTACAAAAACATGGCGTTTGTTTGATGGTGCCGTCGAAGGAACGGATACGTTGACTTTCGCGCTTGGCCGGGCTTATTGGCTCAAACATAAGTTGAACGATTCTAATATTCCGATTACTCCAGGCGCTGGGAGTACAGCTGATTTAGCCAGTACGCAGGTGGCCTTGAACCCCGGGTGGAACCGCATTGGAAATCCCTTCATATTCCCGGTTGCGTTACCGCAGGATGCCGATATAGTCGGTCCACTGAGATGGGATGGAGTAAAATATATCAGCGAAGGCCAGACCGGCGCTGATTTGATTGGATTGGAAAATCTTCAGCCTTTTGAAGGATACTTTGTTTGGAATGCAACCGACAGCATAAAGATGCTAAGCTTCAGCAGTGAATGTATTGCCAAAAAATTATCGAAGCGGAATCATCCCAAAACAAATACGAAATGGGCGATGAATATTTCAGTTAAAGCCGGCGTCTATGAGGACAATTATAATTTTGCCGGAATTGTAGACGGATCGTTTTCGAAGAAAGTCAATCTTACCGAATTACCGGTAATGGGAGATTATGTGAGTGCTTATTTCATAGAGAAAAATATACACGGCAACGACACGAAGCTGACCACCAGTTACAAATCCTTACAAAAAGATGGGCATGTTTGGGAAATGGAAGTAAAAACAAATGTCAGTAACAAAGAAAATATACTTTCGTGGAATGCCGAACAATTTTCAGATGAGAAAACGTGGGTCATCATCGATGTTTCGCATAACCATGTGATCGATTTGAACCAAAACTCATATTCGTTTGTTAATGATGATGAAGAACATCCTGTGCGATTTAAAATTATCATGGGCACGCCTTTGTTTATTCAAAACGAATTGGAAAGAATCGAATCGGAACTTCCAAAGAAATATTCATTGCGCCAAAACTATCCCAATCCGTTCAATCCGGTTACTACGATTCGCTATGAAATACCAATCCGCAGTCAGGTGAGCCTGAAGATCTATAACGTTCTTGGACAAGAAATTAATACTGTTGTAAAAAATACATTGCTCGATCCCGGTCAATATTCCATTCAATGGGACGGCAGAAATAATAAAGGCGATGTCGTTTCTTCGGGAATTTATATTTATCGGTTACAAGCCAATCAATTTGTTCAAAGCAAAAAAATGATATTGATAAAATAG